The DNA window TAGTATCGCCCAGGAAACCACGCATACGTTGATGCATATTCAGCAGGTAGCGCAATTGATTGCCATGCGTAAAGCTGCGATCCTGGATAACGAGCGGGATATCGAATTCTCCGCCCGGTAAGTCCAGCTTGCGCTCGGCTTCGTCGGTAATGGTAATAAGTCCCGTCAAACCTTGGTATACCTGCGTGGCGGTCAATTCGTGCGTATGCGAATGATACCAGTTGGTGCCGGCGGGGTTTTTTACCTCGAATTCATACACGTATTGCTCACCCTGATGGATCGCGTACATCGGATGTCCGTCCATGATCTGTGGCACATGCATGCCGTGCCAATGGGTGACGCACGGTTCGGTCAATTGGTTATAAAAAAATATCCGTACCTTTTGGCCTTGTTCGAAATTGAGGATCGGCCCTAAATAGCCGGGTAGCTCTTTGAGTGCATTGTGCGGTCCTTTCAACAGTTTTCCGGTGTATTTAAAAACATGCGTATGAGCGCCCGGCAAAATCGGAACATCCGCGGTTTGCGCCGTCAATGCGATTTCGACATCGGCATTGAATGCGCTATTGGGTGTTTTGTTGATGGTGCGGTTTTCTGCGAATGCGAACCCGGGCATGGCGGCTGACAGTGTGCCGAGCGCCGCGTATTGCAGGAACTGGCGCCGTTTATAATTGATATTTGTCATGATTAACCTGTCGTGTGATTAACGATGAATTTCGAGCGGTTCGCATCAAATTGCAGATGATCCCGCTGCAACTATTTTCTGGAATTCAGTGTATCAGTTCAAACGTAATAAGCAATCGGATTTCAGTCGAATGAAAGGGTTCATTCTTATGCAGGAGCGGATGGATAAAAAACAGAATGAAGAGCTTAGAATGTGACCTGACTTACTTAAGCAGCGCCAGCAATAGTTGCGGTGATGTGTTTGCTTGAGCTAACACGGCAGTTGCAGCTTTTTGCATGATCTGCGCTTTGGTCAGAGAAGTTGCTTCTTGCGCATAGTCGGCATCTTGGATGCGCGATTGGCTGGCTACGGCAGATTCAGTACTGATATTGTTGTTGGTGACAACAGATTCCAGCCGGTTAAGTTGTGCACCGATCTTCGATCTTTCTTCACCGATGTGATTCAAAGCAAGATCCATCATATAAGTGGCAAATCCTGCATTATTGACCAGATCCAGATTTTGTATGCCCATGGCGACGGTATTCACTGCGCCGAAAGTGACATCCAGGGTGTCCCCTTTGTTTGCACCGACTTGAAGTTGTTTGTTGTTGCCGACTGCGGCGGCATTGATATTTTCCCAGATTTCGTAAAACCCGCTGAGTGGATTGGTGCCGCTACGTGAGCCGCTATCGGGGATAACGCTTGTTGCGGTTTGGATCGGTCCGCCATCGGCATCTGCACCGCCAATCGCACCGGTATCGGTATCGGTGAGATTCATACCGGCGATGAATGCGGCGCCATGTGCGACAAAATCCGCATTAAACGCATCGGCATTCGCATATAGGCCGCCCGTTGCTGCATTGATCGCATCGCTGAGGGTAGCTGTCTGATGCTGGTTCAGATAAACCATAACATCCTTGATGCCCGAGCCGCCGTTATCCTTGATGACTTGATGCAGGTAACGCACAGCGGCGTAAGCTGCGGAGTAATCATCCGACGTACCGCCCCAGGCTGCGCCTGCCGAACCGAAAGTCGCTGCCCGCGTCATGACGCCGCCAATGCCGACGCTGTTGATCGAAGATTGCAAGCGTTCGTCGGCACCATGGATGAATTCCGCAGCGCCTTCCATAAACCATTTTTGGTCTGCCGCGGGCTCAAACATCGAACCGATATTCATGCTGCGGTACATGACGGCGTGCACCATTTCATGCGCAATGATCCGGTCGTTATAAAACGGTGCGGTTCCGCCGTCCGGTAAATTGGGCGGCGTAAAATCGCTCATGTCGATCTGCAATTTGACATTGGTTGCTTTGCCGGTATAGCTACCAGGCACTGCACCGACAACCCGGGCGGCGGTGCCACCCGCGCCGTCGGTGAAAGTGGTCAGTTCGATATTCAGATCGGCACCGTCGGCGGTGATGCCGAAGTATTGCTGGATCTTGCTTTCCGCATCTTCCAGCCAGCCGTTTTGTAATCCGTACATAACAGCCAATTGATCCGAATTACCCAGGACACTGCTGCCGGAGGAATCAAATACCTTGTCGCCATTGAATGCCGTCGTGGTGGAGACTTTTTCTATTTCCTGAATCAGTTGATTCGCTTCTTCTTGCAGCGCTTTCTTATCGCTCACGCTGTTGGTTGAATTTGCCGCCTGTATGGAAAGCTCGCGGATGCGCTGCATTGCGGAGGTTATTGAGTTCAATGCGCCGTCGGCGGTTTGCAGCATGGAAATGCCGTCGCTGGCATTCCGGGTGGCCTGATTCAAGCCGCGAATTTGTGATGTCATACGTCCGGAGATGGCAAGGCCGGCGGCATCATCTTTTGCACTGTTAATACGCATACCCGATGACAACCGCTCCAATGAGCGATTCAAATCGTTTGTGGTCGCCGACAAGTGCCGCGAAGTATTCAGCGCTCCCAAATTTGTATTAATCGACAAACTCATGTTTTCATGATGATGGTATTCAGGTATGGTTTTTTAACGATTACCGGCTGAATTTCTTTAGCGGCTGAAGTAAATTTTCTGACAGGAAGGATTCAAATCGATACTGCAGTGGAATCCCGTGATGCAGATTTATAGTTCTTCACCAGGTTCTTGCAGATCAAGCATAGGCAACTCCAATCCCTCAATGGCCGGTAAAGCACGCCCGGCGATCCCTTGCAAATCGCCGTACATACCGACCGTGGATTCGATCACACCTTGAATCTGCATTTCCCGCTTGGCCCAGAGACGGGTCATGGTCTTACGTTCTTTGTCCAGATCCGCTTGCATGTCGGCAAATTTTTCCACGATCGCTTCGATGCGATGCTTGAATTTCGGTCCGGTTAAATAGCGATAGACCAACTCCATTTTGGTTTCCTGGCCTTCCTGGAATTGCCGCGTATTGGCGATTTCTATCAGGGATTGGCGCAACGCCATGACGAGCGGTAACGCCAGACGCGGTTCGGTGACCCAGATGCCGTCGATTTGTCCAAACGTTTCGATTTCCTTCGGTAACGTGCTGGATACCAGCACTGCGATTTCCGCTTTGGCGGTGCGTTGATCATTGCGCAGTTTTGCCAGCCAGCCGTCGCTCCAGTTTTTAGTCCGTTTGGATTCCCACAAAATTGCGCCGCACCGCTGACCTGATGGTCCCATCACGCGTTGCAATACATCGCCGCCAAATTCGCCTTTCGCGACCGGTTCAATGCTGTCCAGCGGAAATTTCAATCGCAACGCGGTTTCCAATTCGAGCTCCAGAACTTCACCCTGGAGTTGCTGTGAGCCCTGATCGGCTTTGCGTTTCAATTCGTCGATCTGGCGCTGCATCGAAGCAATCTGTTCTTCTTTCTCACTGACCTTGAGCTTGAGACTGTCTTCGGCTTCTTGCTTGGCTTTTTGCCGCACCTGGGTGATCGATTCCTGCACTCGTTTTTCAACGGTCAAATCCAGTTCCCGTTTGGCATCGTCCAGTTCACGCTGCTTGCGCAACAGATCGGCTTGTGTTTTTTGCGCTTCTTCCAGTTTGCTGTTGCGTTGCCGGAGAATTTCCTGCAATTCCAGCAATTCCTTGGATTTAGCTTCCAGATCGGATGCCAATGCGAATCTGGCTTTTTTGGCTTCTTCGGCAGCGATCAGCGCGCGTTCCGTTTTGAGTTTGCTGGCGACTTGCTCATCCAGTGTTTTTTGTGCCTCTTCGAGGGATTTTTGCTGTGCCTTCAACGCGGTTTCACGCTTGGAAACATCCGTCTCTTTCTGCGCCAGCTTCGCTTCGTACTCCTGCCGTGTAGCCTGTATCAGCGGCGCGGCGAGCGACTCGGTTAATTTGATTTCGGAGGTGCACTGTGGGCAGCGGATGGTCGGTTCGGTCATGTTGAAGCCTGTGGAAAGAATGTTTGATCGGAGTAACGATAAAACCGCTGCAATACGCGGGCGGTATCAAAGTTTAATTCAGCAGCAACGAATAACTTAATCCCACGACAGCGCAGGCTCCAATGACCGCGACAATTCCGGCTTTATACCGGAACAGCGCGATAAATGCCGCAACGCCGATCAGCGCGGAGAACCATTCGAATGCCGCATCAAACCCTTTTGGCCACAGCACGTGGTAAGCGAAGAACACCGCCAGGTTGACGATAACGCCAACAACCGCGGCCGTGATGCCGGTGAGCGGTGCGGTAAATTTGAGGTCGTGACGGGTTGCTTCCACCGCGGGGCCACCGAGCAGAATGAACACAAACGAAGGTAAGAATGTAAACAGCGTTGCAACCGATGCACCGCAAATCCCCGCCAGCATCAGCAGATCGGATCCGAAAAGCGCCTTGGTCCAGCCACCGACAAAACCGACAAAAGCCACAATCATGATCAGCGGGCCCGGTGTCGTTTCACCCAATGCCAATCCGTCGATCATTTGCGTTGGATTCAGCCAAGCATAATGTTCGACTCCGCCCTGATAAACATAGGGTAAAACCGCATAAGCGCCGCCAAATGTCATCAATGCGGCCTTAGTGAAGAACCAGCCCATTTGTGTCAATGTGCCTTCCCAACCGTACTGCATAGCCAGCAGCAACATGACTCCACCCCAAATCAGCAGTCCGGTTACCAGCAATACCAGGAACCGGCTCCACTGGAAGCGGGCGTGTTCGGGAATAGGGGTATGATCATCGATCAAGGCGGGACCATAAGTATTTTTCGATTTTGCGTGGTGCCCGCCGGTTTGGAATTTGTCCGGCATGCAATGAAACCCGATATAGCCGATTAAGCCCGCTATCAGCATGATATATGGGAAAGGGAGCTTGAACGCAAAGATGGCTACAAATGCGGCAACCGAAATTGCACGCAGCAGATTGTTTTTCAGCGCTCTAGAACCGATGCGGTAGGCCGCGAAAAGCACAATCGCCGTGACTGCGGGTTTGATACCGTACAAAATGCCCGCGACGGCCGGGACTTCGCTATAAACCAGATAGATCCATGTCAGAATCATCAGAATGATGAGCGACGGCAGCACGAACAGCGCGCCGGCCACAATGCCGCCCCAGGTGCCGTGCATCAACCAGCCGATGTAGGTGGCCAGTTGCTGGGCTTCCGGGCCGGGCAGCACCATGGTGTAATTCAACGCATGTAAAAAACGCTGTTCCGAAATCCAACGCCGTCTTTCGACCAATTCCTGGTGCATCATGCTGATTTGCCCCGCCGGACCGCCGAAACTGATGAAACCGAGTTTCAGCCAATAGATGAATGCTTCCATGAACGATACCGGCTCGGGCCGGCTTAACGTTTGCTGCTCGGCGGATGACATCGTGCTTGTGTAATAAGTGTATGAACGAAATAAGAGGATTATTGCTCGGCGATTTTTCTGGGTAGATTATTTTCAGCGGCTTGTTGCAGTATCAAATTCCGCTCCTGCTTCGGTAACTTGCTCAGCTTGGTAACCGTATCGAAAAATCGTTCCATATCCTGGTCTTGTTGCTTCAAAATGCTCTGAAATGCCGGTAATAATTGAGTATAAATCGAAACCGTTGCCAGCAATGCGTTATTTAGGGGTTGCGCAAACCAGCGGTCGTAGCTGTTAAGCTCCATTTTTTCCGCTTTCAGAAGCAAAAACTCTTTGCGCAGCTCATCAAAAATGCGTGTTTTCCCAATCCGTTTTTCAGTTTCACTGAGATCCGACTGGAAGAGTTCATGCAAGCGCTTAC is part of the Gammaproteobacteria bacterium genome and encodes:
- a CDS encoding DUF2130 domain-containing protein, which produces MTEPTIRCPQCTSEIKLTESLAAPLIQATRQEYEAKLAQKETDVSKRETALKAQQKSLEEAQKTLDEQVASKLKTERALIAAEEAKKARFALASDLEAKSKELLELQEILRQRNSKLEEAQKTQADLLRKQRELDDAKRELDLTVEKRVQESITQVRQKAKQEAEDSLKLKVSEKEEQIASMQRQIDELKRKADQGSQQLQGEVLELELETALRLKFPLDSIEPVAKGEFGGDVLQRVMGPSGQRCGAILWESKRTKNWSDGWLAKLRNDQRTAKAEIAVLVSSTLPKEIETFGQIDGIWVTEPRLALPLVMALRQSLIEIANTRQFQEGQETKMELVYRYLTGPKFKHRIEAIVEKFADMQADLDKERKTMTRLWAKREMQIQGVIESTVGMYGDLQGIAGRALPAIEGLELPMLDLQEPGEEL
- the chrA gene encoding chromate efflux transporter, whose translation is MSSAEQQTLSRPEPVSFMEAFIYWLKLGFISFGGPAGQISMMHQELVERRRWISEQRFLHALNYTMVLPGPEAQQLATYIGWLMHGTWGGIVAGALFVLPSLIILMILTWIYLVYSEVPAVAGILYGIKPAVTAIVLFAAYRIGSRALKNNLLRAISVAAFVAIFAFKLPFPYIMLIAGLIGYIGFHCMPDKFQTGGHHAKSKNTYGPALIDDHTPIPEHARFQWSRFLVLLVTGLLIWGGVMLLLAMQYGWEGTLTQMGWFFTKAALMTFGGAYAVLPYVYQGGVEHYAWLNPTQMIDGLALGETTPGPLIMIVAFVGFVGGWTKALFGSDLLMLAGICGASVATLFTFLPSFVFILLGGPAVEATRHDLKFTAPLTGITAAVVGVIVNLAVFFAYHVLWPKGFDAAFEWFSALIGVAAFIALFRYKAGIVAVIGACAVVGLSYSLLLN
- a CDS encoding flagellinolysin; translated protein: MSLSINTNLGALNTSRHLSATTNDLNRSLERLSSGMRINSAKDDAAGLAISGRMTSQIRGLNQATRNASDGISMLQTADGALNSITSAMQRIRELSIQAANSTNSVSDKKALQEEANQLIQEIEKVSTTTAFNGDKVFDSSGSSVLGNSDQLAVMYGLQNGWLEDAESKIQQYFGITADGADLNIELTTFTDGAGGTAARVVGAVPGSYTGKATNVKLQIDMSDFTPPNLPDGGTAPFYNDRIIAHEMVHAVMYRSMNIGSMFEPAADQKWFMEGAAEFIHGADERLQSSINSVGIGGVMTRAATFGSAGAAWGGTSDDYSAAYAAVRYLHQVIKDNGGSGIKDVMVYLNQHQTATLSDAINAATGGLYANADAFNADFVAHGAAFIAGMNLTDTDTGAIGGADADGGPIQTATSVIPDSGSRSGTNPLSGFYEIWENINAAAVGNNKQLQVGANKGDTLDVTFGAVNTVAMGIQNLDLVNNAGFATYMMDLALNHIGEERSKIGAQLNRLESVVTNNNISTESAVASQSRIQDADYAQEATSLTKAQIMQKAATAVLAQANTSPQLLLALLK